From Brevibacterium ihuae, the proteins below share one genomic window:
- a CDS encoding Dps family protein, protein MGYTLPGLTEAEGEKVSGILQERLDAMNALHLILKHAHWNVVGPSFIGVHEMLDPQVELVRGFADEIAERIAALGSQPIGVPGRIAWDRPGMTYETDRAGTQQHIAALDAVYTEVNAAHREAVAATADIDPMSEDLLTAQTRELEQFQWFLRAHLEDASGSLKG, encoded by the coding sequence ATGGGCTACACCCTTCCCGGACTCACCGAAGCCGAAGGCGAGAAGGTCAGCGGCATCCTGCAGGAGCGCCTCGACGCGATGAACGCCCTCCACCTCATCCTCAAGCACGCTCACTGGAACGTCGTCGGACCCTCCTTCATCGGCGTCCACGAAATGCTCGACCCGCAGGTCGAGCTCGTCCGCGGCTTCGCCGACGAGATCGCCGAGCGCATCGCCGCTCTGGGCAGTCAGCCGATCGGCGTGCCCGGACGGATCGCCTGGGACCGACCCGGAATGACCTACGAGACCGACCGGGCCGGCACCCAGCAGCACATCGCGGCACTCGACGCGGTCTACACCGAGGTCAACGCGGCCCACCGCGAGGCCGTCGCCGCAACCGCCGACATCGATCCGATGAGCGAGGATCTGCTCACCGCCCAGACCCGCGAGCTCGAGCAGTTCCAGTGGTTCCTCCGGGCGCACCTCGAGGATGCCTCGGGCTCGCTCAAGGGCTGA
- a CDS encoding cell division protein, translated as MRGYEKNEVDARIGQLQTEIDSLRKALADARSQVITADRAKLQIAGELSEAKQQLKKAANDSAEAAGPPGTRIDHLLKIAESQARETLAQATADAETIRNKARADAASQRARMHTESNDVLNKARAEADSISASAELRAEETIKAAESRAQELRATAEREAAQLGDTAKAQSDESHETVKREIAALKADAEKEAADIRAAAKTEADEILARARAEQEKSKKAADALDVELANKRQQAEKAEKERFDTSAAENRKLIAEAQERAKKADAEAKEAAERAEQTRKEAVEKADRIIADGRKRAQELIAESRATAEATIEESAAEAKRNVSSAQSQVDLLTKQRRTITAQLQQLRSMFAAPGLFDGVDLTEDRSDQEAAAALPTEKIASGSELEDLSADSEIEDAEVVRNPADDSAAGTGSAGTPPQSGDGKSGAGQKAGAAAKDAGSPKAGDAPKSGDATQVGSGQATGAGPKSGDATPAPGARTPAGTSGAGSAAAGSSAKQNSGGQQKPAAGTGKNSSGRQPRDPKSRDFNRLR; from the coding sequence ATGCGCGGATACGAGAAGAATGAGGTCGATGCCCGGATCGGGCAGCTGCAGACCGAGATCGATTCGCTGCGCAAGGCATTGGCCGACGCTCGCAGCCAGGTCATCACCGCGGACCGCGCGAAGCTCCAGATCGCCGGTGAGCTCTCCGAGGCCAAGCAGCAGCTCAAGAAGGCGGCGAACGACAGCGCCGAGGCCGCCGGCCCTCCCGGGACCCGGATCGACCACCTCCTCAAGATCGCGGAGTCGCAGGCGCGCGAGACCCTCGCCCAGGCGACCGCGGATGCCGAGACGATCCGCAACAAGGCGCGTGCGGACGCCGCGAGCCAGCGCGCCCGTATGCACACCGAGAGCAACGACGTGCTCAACAAGGCCCGCGCCGAGGCCGACTCGATCTCCGCCTCGGCCGAGCTCCGCGCCGAGGAGACGATCAAGGCCGCCGAATCCCGCGCCCAGGAGCTCAGGGCCACCGCCGAGCGCGAGGCCGCCCAGCTCGGCGACACCGCGAAGGCGCAGTCCGACGAATCGCACGAGACCGTCAAGCGCGAGATCGCCGCCCTCAAGGCCGACGCGGAGAAGGAGGCCGCGGACATCCGTGCCGCGGCCAAGACCGAGGCCGACGAGATCCTCGCCCGGGCGCGCGCCGAGCAGGAGAAGTCGAAGAAGGCCGCGGACGCCCTCGACGTCGAGCTCGCCAACAAGCGCCAGCAGGCCGAGAAGGCGGAGAAGGAGCGCTTCGACACCTCGGCCGCGGAGAACAGGAAGCTCATCGCCGAGGCGCAGGAGCGTGCGAAGAAGGCCGACGCCGAGGCGAAGGAGGCGGCCGAGCGGGCCGAGCAGACCCGCAAGGAGGCCGTCGAGAAGGCCGACCGGATCATCGCCGACGGACGCAAGCGCGCCCAGGAGCTCATCGCGGAGTCCCGCGCGACCGCCGAGGCGACGATCGAGGAATCCGCGGCCGAGGCCAAGCGCAACGTGTCGAGCGCCCAGTCGCAGGTCGACCTGCTCACCAAGCAGCGCCGCACGATCACCGCGCAGCTCCAGCAGCTCCGCTCGATGTTCGCCGCTCCCGGGCTGTTCGACGGCGTCGATCTCACCGAGGACCGCTCCGACCAGGAGGCCGCCGCCGCACTCCCGACGGAGAAGATCGCCTCGGGCTCCGAGCTCGAGGATCTCTCCGCGGACTCGGAGATCGAGGACGCCGAGGTCGTGCGCAATCCGGCCGACGACTCCGCCGCAGGCACCGGCTCCGCCGGGACCCCGCCGCAGTCCGGCGACGGGAAGTCCGGCGCCGGGCAGAAGGCCGGTGCCGCGGCGAAGGACGCAGGGTCGCCGAAGGCCGGAGATGCGCCGAAGAGCGGAGATGCGACCCAGGTCGGCTCCGGTCAGGCGACCGGCGCCGGTCCGAAGTCGGGCGACGCGACTCCGGCACCCGGTGCGCGCACGCCAGCGGGCACCTCGGGCGCGGGCTCCGCAGCAGCCGGGTCGTCCGCGAAGCAGAATTCCGGCGGGCAGCAGAAGCCGGCCGCGGGCACGGGGAAGAACTCCTCGGGCCGCCAGCCGCGCGATCCGAAGTCGCGCGACTTCAACCGTCTGCGCTGA
- the nucS gene encoding endonuclease NucS, protein MRLVIAKCSIDYAGRLTAHLPLADRVLMLKADGSVLVHSDGGSYKPLNWMTPPCTLAVTEPDDDQRTAGFSEIWTVTQAKTDDRLVISIAQVHSDTAHDLGVDPGLVKDGVEAHLQELLAEHIESLGTGFQTVRREYMTAIGPVDILAKDALGASVAIEIKRRGGIDGVEQLTRYLELLNRDPLLSPVSGVFAAQEIKPQARALAEDRGIRCVVLDYDALRGMDDPETRLF, encoded by the coding sequence GTGCGTTTGGTGATCGCGAAGTGCAGCATCGACTATGCCGGTCGACTCACGGCCCATCTTCCGCTGGCGGATCGGGTCCTCATGCTCAAGGCCGACGGCAGCGTCCTCGTCCACTCCGACGGCGGCTCGTACAAGCCGCTCAACTGGATGACCCCGCCGTGCACGCTGGCGGTGACGGAGCCCGACGACGATCAGCGCACGGCGGGCTTCTCCGAGATCTGGACGGTGACCCAGGCGAAGACCGACGACCGGCTCGTCATCTCCATCGCGCAGGTGCACTCGGACACCGCGCACGACCTCGGCGTCGATCCTGGCCTCGTCAAGGACGGAGTCGAGGCGCATCTCCAGGAGCTCCTCGCCGAGCACATCGAATCGCTCGGCACCGGCTTCCAGACCGTGCGCCGGGAGTACATGACCGCGATCGGGCCCGTCGACATCCTCGCCAAGGACGCCCTCGGGGCCTCGGTCGCGATCGAGATCAAGCGCCGCGGCGGGATCGACGGCGTCGAGCAGCTCACCCGGTATCTCGAGCTCCTCAACCGCGACCCTCTCCTGTCCCCGGTGAGCGGGGTGTTCGCCGCCCAGGAGATCAAACCCCAGGCCCGCGCGCTCGCTGAGGACCGCGGCATCCGCTGCGTCGTCCTCGACTACGACGCGCTCCGCGGGATGGACGACCCGGAGACCCGCCTGTTCTGA
- a CDS encoding pirin family protein, whose protein sequence is MTNPEIDPAEYECAHVECAEAIDIITAREVPLGGLRAMTVRRTLPQRKRSLIGPWCFVDHFGPDDVAATGGMQVARHPHTGLATVTLLFHGEIEHIDSTGFSNVVRPGEVNLMIAGSGISHSEFSSDTTERLHGVQLWYALPDALRSGMAESQHFVPTWAEVPGGRVLIYLGRIAGQVSPVETRVAAHAAEVVVDPGQTVEIALDPEDEHGVLLDSGELSLSAGDHEQTLGTDELAYLPPGAPALRLTAGAEAPVRAILVGGRPFGESIVMWWNFIGRSHDEIVAFRRAWQAEIGRDEAPAQDAPADAGALDDGVDGPRFGDFPDDQPDPIPAPPLPRVRIKPRRQS, encoded by the coding sequence ATGACGAACCCGGAGATCGACCCCGCCGAGTACGAGTGCGCGCACGTCGAATGCGCCGAGGCCATCGACATCATCACCGCCCGCGAGGTCCCCCTCGGAGGCCTCCGGGCGATGACGGTGCGGCGCACGCTCCCCCAGCGCAAGCGCTCCCTCATCGGCCCGTGGTGCTTCGTCGACCACTTCGGTCCCGACGACGTCGCGGCGACCGGCGGGATGCAGGTCGCGCGCCACCCCCACACCGGGCTCGCGACGGTCACCCTGCTGTTCCACGGGGAGATCGAGCACATCGACTCGACGGGGTTCTCCAACGTCGTCCGCCCCGGCGAGGTCAACCTCATGATCGCCGGCTCGGGGATCTCGCACTCGGAGTTCTCGTCCGACACCACGGAGAGGCTCCACGGGGTGCAGCTCTGGTATGCGCTGCCCGACGCCCTCCGCAGCGGGATGGCGGAGTCCCAGCACTTCGTGCCGACCTGGGCCGAGGTGCCCGGCGGTCGCGTGCTCATCTACCTCGGCAGGATTGCAGGCCAGGTCTCCCCGGTCGAGACCCGGGTCGCCGCGCACGCCGCCGAGGTCGTCGTCGACCCCGGGCAGACCGTCGAGATCGCGCTCGACCCGGAGGACGAGCACGGGGTGCTCCTCGACTCCGGTGAGCTCTCCCTCAGCGCGGGCGACCACGAGCAGACGCTCGGCACGGATGAGCTCGCCTACCTCCCGCCGGGCGCACCTGCGCTCCGGCTCACCGCCGGGGCCGAGGCGCCCGTGCGGGCGATCCTCGTCGGCGGCCGGCCCTTCGGCGAGTCGATCGTCATGTGGTGGAACTTCATCGGGCGGTCCCATGACGAGATCGTCGCCTTCCGCCGCGCGTGGCAGGCCGAGATCGGCCGCGACGAAGCGCCCGCGCAGGACGCACCCGCGGACGCCGGAGCGCTCGACGACGGTGTCGACGGACCGCGGTTCGGCGACTTCCCCGACGACCAGCCGGATCCGATCCCGGCACCCCCGCTCCCCCGTGTCCGCATCAAGCCGAGGAGGCAGTCATGA
- a CDS encoding GNAT family N-acetyltransferase: MSDPAIEVTENRSEHRYDITVDGEQAGFSAYRDVESRSGSADQRILYHTVVEDSFEGRGLASQLTRGAIEQAVAQGYRIVPLCPYVKSWVQKHTEYADSIDAVTPDHLALFS; encoded by the coding sequence ATGAGCGATCCCGCGATCGAAGTCACCGAGAACCGGTCGGAGCACCGCTACGACATCACCGTCGACGGCGAGCAGGCGGGGTTCTCCGCCTACCGCGACGTCGAATCCCGGTCGGGGTCGGCTGACCAGCGAATCCTCTACCACACGGTCGTCGAGGACTCGTTCGAGGGCCGCGGGCTCGCCTCGCAGCTCACCCGGGGTGCGATCGAGCAGGCCGTGGCCCAGGGCTACCGCATCGTCCCGCTGTGCCCCTACGTCAAGAGCTGGGTGCAGAAGCACACGGAGTACGCCGACAGCATCGACGCGGTCACCCCCGACCACCTCGCCCTCTTCTCCTGA
- the murA gene encoding UDP-N-acetylglucosamine 1-carboxyvinyltransferase encodes MQVLSVRGPAVLDGTVEVRGAKNSVLKLMAATLLAPGRSRITNVPRILDVSIMCELLQRLGCGIAYDAAAGTVEIDVPEQTGIQADYELVRAMRASISVLGPLTGRLHAAHVALPGGDAIGSRGLDLHKAGLEQLGATVHLDHGYFIAEAPDGLRGAEIHLAFPSVGATENLLMAATLATGRTVIENAAREPEIVDICRMLEAMGARIGGIGTSTLTIDGVERLSPVDHRCVGDRIVAGTWAFAAAITAGDVTVEGVSLDLLPIVVDKLRDAGAEVTETPTDNPGGAFRVRGAARPHSIRVATLPFPGFPTDLQPFVIALNAVADGVGLLTENLFEARWRFVNELARLGAEVSIDGNHALITGVEQLSGAEVEASDIRAGAGLVLAGLAAHGITQVSGVDHIDRGYEYFVEKLQALGAQVERVEKPDLLDFDRP; translated from the coding sequence ATGCAGGTCTTGTCCGTGCGCGGCCCCGCAGTGCTCGACGGCACCGTCGAGGTGCGCGGGGCGAAGAACAGCGTCCTCAAGCTCATGGCGGCGACGCTGCTCGCCCCGGGGCGCTCGCGCATCACCAATGTGCCGCGCATCCTCGACGTGTCGATCATGTGCGAGCTGCTCCAGCGCCTCGGCTGCGGGATCGCCTACGACGCCGCCGCCGGGACCGTCGAGATCGACGTCCCCGAGCAGACCGGCATCCAGGCCGACTACGAGCTCGTGCGGGCGATGCGCGCCTCGATCTCGGTGCTCGGCCCGCTCACCGGTCGGCTGCACGCCGCCCACGTGGCGCTGCCCGGCGGGGATGCGATCGGCTCCCGCGGCCTCGACCTCCACAAGGCCGGCCTCGAGCAGCTCGGCGCGACGGTGCACCTCGACCACGGGTACTTCATCGCCGAGGCGCCGGACGGCCTGCGCGGCGCGGAGATCCACCTCGCGTTCCCCTCGGTCGGGGCGACCGAGAACCTCCTCATGGCGGCCACGCTGGCCACCGGCCGGACCGTCATCGAGAACGCCGCCCGCGAACCCGAGATCGTCGACATCTGCCGCATGCTCGAGGCGATGGGCGCGCGGATCGGCGGGATCGGGACCTCGACCCTGACGATCGACGGGGTGGAGCGGCTCTCGCCGGTCGACCACCGCTGCGTGGGCGACCGGATCGTCGCCGGGACCTGGGCCTTCGCCGCCGCGATCACCGCGGGGGACGTCACCGTCGAGGGCGTCTCGCTCGACCTCCTCCCGATCGTCGTGGACAAGCTCCGCGACGCCGGGGCCGAGGTCACGGAGACGCCGACGGACAACCCCGGCGGCGCGTTCCGCGTGCGGGGTGCCGCACGTCCGCACAGCATCCGGGTCGCGACCCTGCCGTTCCCCGGTTTCCCCACCGACCTGCAGCCCTTCGTCATCGCGCTCAACGCGGTCGCCGACGGAGTGGGCCTGCTCACCGAGAACCTCTTCGAGGCCCGCTGGCGGTTCGTCAACGAGCTCGCGCGCCTCGGGGCCGAGGTGTCGATCGACGGCAATCATGCCCTCATCACCGGCGTCGAGCAGCTCTCGGGCGCCGAGGTCGAGGCCTCTGACATCCGGGCCGGCGCGGGACTCGTGCTCGCCGGGCTCGCCGCGCACGGCATCACCCAGGTGTCCGGGGTGGATCACATCGACCGCGGATACGAGTACTTCGTCGAGAAGCTCCAGGCGCTCGGTGCGCAGGTCGAGCGGGTGGAGAAGCCCGACCTCCTCGACTTCGACCGCCCGTGA